In Neosynechococcus sphagnicola sy1, the genomic stretch GCAACCCTGTTGTTGATACGGGGGCTACCACTTGGTCAAATACCGCTGGCACAATTCGACGGCTAAATATTGATCGGACTAGTGCGACTACCATATCAGGAAGTGATATTTGGCCTGCCAATACAACTCAAGCCACCACGCCTGCCCAAGATGCAAATAGACGTGGTGTTGGCACTGATGCTGATGGTCTGCCCAACTGCGCTGACCCGACCAACTATATCCTGGGTGTGTTTCGCCCCACCTATGACACGATTCCGCCGACCCCAACGACAACGCCGCCCAACTATACCCGCAGCTACAGCGGCTTTATCCCTTATAGAGCGGATACGGGAACCACAGTTGTTGCAGGTAACCCTCTGATTCCCTATACCGAAGGTGCAGAACCTGGAGCCGTTTTCTGTGGCTGCTGGTAGTAATACGGCTAATACCACTAGCACTGTGGGAACGCTGGCTGTTACAAGTAAGGCTTTTAAAACCGAAGGGGTGTGTTTCCGCGTCAATGCCAGTGGTCAGATGCGATTCGACAACGGGACTGACACGACCACCTATAACATTGCTGTTGAAACTGCCACCGAGACGAAGGCTCTAGATGGTAGTAACTTGGGAACCCCAGTGCGGGTGGTGCTGCTGGATGAACTCACCCACCGTCCGATTCCAGTTCCAGGGATAGAAAGCTTTAACGTGGGTTCCTCAACTCGGCGTGGCAGTCAGTTGATCAACTCTACAGGTACACGGGTGAATGCCATTGTCATTAGTGGCCTCATCCCCCCACGACCCAACGCCAGTAATGGCGGGTTGCACAACTTCCCCCGCTTTCTAGAAAACTGGTCTGGTGTCGATTTGTTTATTTCCGGTGCGTTGATTCAACTCAACTACAGTAGCTCTGCCAATGGTCCCTTTGACCAAGACGCTTGGGAGCCACCCACAGCAGCTTCCACAGGTCTCTGTTCCGGGGGCATCTGTTTTGGCTATTACTCGCCACCCAATCGGCGTTGGGGCTATGACGTGGGTCTGCAATATTCGGCGGCGAGTCCCGTTACCAAGCGGATGGCAGAACTCACAAAAAGTCGAGATGAGTTTTACCGCGAATTGGATGCCACCGACCCCTATATTTGCAAACTCCGCGCTGTTACCACCAAACCTTGTTAGTTAATCCTTGGATATCGAGGAATCACAATGCAACGAATACCTTCCCGACGGTCAGAGGCTGGCTTCACCCTCATTGAGGCGTTAATTGCAACGTTTATTTTAGGAATTGTTGGCCTGACCCTGTTCCCAGCCATTGCCATGACCGTGATGACTCGAGGTCAGAATCAGAAGGCAGAGCTAGCTTTGCAAGTGGCTCAGGGCGAAGTGAATCGGATTCGTTTGCTAGTGGAACGGGGAGATTTAACCTATTCAGAGTTAAATCCTCAGCTACCGCCCATCGCCTCTCAAACAACCCCCCAGAGTGTACCCGCCCCCTCTGGAACTACCTCGACGTTAACCTACTTAGACACAACCTGCCTCCCTGCCTCAACATCCACCAGTTGGTGCATGGTGAAGCACCCCGTCAGTGGGGATATTGTTTTGGGCATTCAGACGTTTCGAGTGAATACGGTAACAGACAGTGTCACCAGTCTGCCAATGTCGATGAGCATTGGGGTACGAGTTTATGACATCAATGCCCTGAAAGCAGGTACCTTAGAATCTCCCCCCGTGGCCAATGCGACCTTAGGTTTATCCACCAATCAGAGCCGGATCGAACCTGGTTCAGGAGGGCGGCGGCCTCTGATCACGTTATACGCCCCCATCGTTCGCAGTGATTTTCCGGGTAATAACGACACCTTATCTCCCAGATATTCTTCTTTGAAAAACTACTGTGATCTTGAAAAACAGAGACTAGGGCTGACCTTTACTTGTCCAACAAAGTAGCATTGATTTGAGGTTATGAACCATTTAATTACCAGATACCTTGCAGTCTATTGGGGCAGGCTTCGGCGACGAGGCACCCTGGGGTTCACCCTCATAGAACTTTTGGTTGCTGGCTTGGTAGCCGCAATTTTGACTGGGGCAATGCTCTCAATGGTGGTGGAGTTGATGCAAAATGATCGGCGGGATTTTGCCCGTACCGAAGTTCAGCGAGAAATGGCTCAAGCTCTCGATTTTATTGCCTCTGATCTGCGGCAAGCGATTTATATCTACGAACCAGGGTGTGTGAATGCCACAGCCTCTGCTACCAACTGCCCAAGCCGTAGCATTGTAGTCGGAGCCACCACCAATTATCTGGCTTCTTTAGCCTCGACCATCAACCTACCCAGCTCGGGTGCCGCTAAAGTGATTCCGGTCGTGGCTTTTTGGAAACTGGATAAAGTCCCCTATGTGGATAGCCCCACTGGCGATGAGAATCTGCCCACCACGGCTCAATGTACAGCCTTTGCCCCCAACCCCGCCACAGCCACAACGGCCCAGAATCTTCAGCGGTCTGAATGTGAAGCCCTCAGAATTGTCCAAAATGCCTACACCTTAGTGGTCTATGCCTTGGTGCCAGATAATTCCACCACAGACCCCTCTAGGCTCTGGGAGGGGCCAGCCTTTCTGCGTCGCTATCAGTTGCAGCAATATCCGTCTGGTGGTGTGGCAACCCTCACCAAAAATTACACCACCGACCCTGATTCCAGCTTTAGAAAGTGGCCTTGTTCTGAAAGCGGCGGCACTATCACCTGTGAATCATTGGCAATGGAATCGCCCATTACCGTGGTTGACTATGTTGACTACGATATTGCGACGGCACCTGTCACCTGTGCAACCAGTTATACCCTAAGTGGTCAGCAGTTTGCAGATGCATCAGCACTGATCAATAGCAATTTCTATGCCTGTGTCAGAAGTCCTGTAGAAGACAGGAATATTGGTCTGGTTCAGGATGCCATCCTATACCTGCGGGGGAATGCCTTGACACGGGCTAATTTTTCTCAAGCCAGTACGGCCCAACAACCGCTTTACAAACCCAGTGTGCAAACCCAAGCCCAAGCTCGCAGTGTCTTTCAACGAACCCCACCTAATTAAGTGTGGATAACTCAGTGGATAACTCATTTTTTAGCTGTTATGAAAAACTCTACTTCGGGATACACCTTAACTGAGATTATGATCACGCTAGTTGTGATGGGTGTTTTGTCTGCCCTAGTCACGCCTAGTCTATTTGCCCTGCTCACACGGCAGCAGCTAAATAGTGCCCAAGCCAATGCCTTAAATGTAATCAGGCAAGCGCAATCAACGGCCAAGCAGAGTTCACAAAAGGTACAAGCTTGTTTTCGCACCAGTAGTACCAATGGGGTTGAGTACCAGGTACAAACCGTTGCCCAACCAGAGGTTGCTGCGAATAACTGCATGGGCGCTTGGCAGACCCTGGTTACAGGGGGGACTAACATTCAGGTCGATGCCACCAATAGCTCTATGACCCTGCGAAATAGCTATCGGAGTATTCGCTTTCAAGACGATGGTTGGGTAGATGGCTCAATGGGGAGAATTACCTTCATCCCCAAAACTAGAACCATGCCTAGGCGTTGTGTTTGGGTTTCAACCCTGATCGGCACCATGCGAACGGCTGGCGACGATGGCTCCTCTGATGCCAATTGCACCTAATGGAACCACGCAAACTGGGGACGACGGATATTTTGATCACTCCCATCTTGATGGGAACTTGGCAGGCTGGAAAACGGGGGTGGGTTGGGATTGAAGACTCAGAGACGGTGCAGGCCATTCGCACCGCTTTTGATTGCGGCATTACCACCATTGATACAGCTGAGGTTTATGGCGAGGGTCACTCTGAGCAGATGGTGGCAGCAGCACTTTCAACAGTCCGCAATCAGGTCGTTTATGCCACCAAGGTATTTCCTACCCATTTAAAGTTCGATCAGGTCCTTCAAGCCTGCGATCGCTCTCTGAAAAATCTCAAGACCGACTATATCGATCTGTATCAAATTCACTGGCCGACCGGAGCCTTCGGCGCAGAAATCGTTCCTATTTCTGAAACCATGACAGCTCTGAATACCTTGAAGCAACAGGGCAAAATTCGAGCGATCGGGGTCTCTAATTTCTCCTGTGAACAACTGGCGGAAGCGTCACAATATGGGCGAATTGATAGTCTGCAACCCTCCTATTCTTTGTTTTGGCGGCAGGTGGAGCAAGCGTCGGTTGCCTACTGCGTTGAACACCAAATTTCCATTCTGGCGTATTCTTCCTTGGCTCAGGGGTTATTGACCGGGCGCTTTGGGCGAGGGCATCAATTTCCTCCTGAAGATAACCGGGCGGCGAACAAACTTTTCCAGGGCGAGAATATGGAACGGGCGCAACAAGCCCTGGAAAAATTGCGTCCGATTGCCCAGCGCCATCACACAACTCTGGGAAATTTAGCGCTGGCCTGGTTAATTGCCCAGCCCCAAACCCAGGCGATTGTGGGTGCCAGGGCAGCGGATCAAGTGCGAGAAAATGCTCTGGCAGTAACCGTAGATTTAAATGCGGAAGACTTAGCAGCCATTGATGCCATTGGGCGGCTAGTCACCGATCCCCTGGACGATAACCCAGTGAAGTGAAGTAGGTAAGGCCCAAGGGCGCTATAGCAACCGCAGCTGTCCTTGGGGTTCTGAGTCGGAGCTTGTTGCTAGGGTTGGGCTAACGGTAACCGATGCCACCTCGGGTTTGTCGTCGATGCTGGCATCCGTCAATAGATGCTGAGCTGCTTCCAGGAGATCGGTAGCAATATCTTGTAAATCTTCACGACTTGCTAAATAAGTCTTCAGGGCTTCTAGGGGGTCGAGGCTGCTGTCAGCTCCGAGTTCAGGCAGTCGCGATCGCGCCAGTTGACTGATCAATTCCGGTTGGATCGTGTAACTGTGCGCCGAACTTAGCGCTTGATGGAGCAGTGCTGTGTCCACTTGATCCAACTGCTCAGTGCGAAGGCGATAGATTAGCCGCACCACTGCGGATTCAATTTGGTCGGGCTTTAAGGCTGCCATCAATGCGGCCTGGGGATCGGCAACATCGGAGACATCCACCTCAACGGTGTGGAAGCTGCGGACGGAGAGGGGGCAAAACTCTAACTGGGTCTGCCCCTGCCCTAAATGAATCAGCATAAAGCCCTTATCCTCTTGGGCTTCACTGAAGTCAACCCGCTCAATGCTGCCGGGGTAAACAACGGGGGGCTGCTCACAGAGAATTTGATGCCGGTGGACATGACCTAGGGCCACGTAGTCAAAGCAGGGGCGGGTCAGCAAGGACAGCGGAATTGTAAACCCCTTGCCCACGGCCAGAAAGCGTTCAGCACCATAACGAGCCGTATCTGCCATTAAATGCGCCAGTAGGACGGTGGGAATATCGGGATCAAGCTGCCGAATTTCTCCCTCCAGCGCCACTCGCAGTCGCTCAATCAAGAGCTGGTTGACCTCCCCCAGGGACAGTCCCTCGGTTTCGGGGCGGGTGAGGAGCGTCGAACGGGTTAACCAAGGGAGTGTCATTACCTGCACCGGGCCATGGGAGGTCTGGATGCAATAGGTGTGCAGGCGATCGCCAACCATAAATCCTGGTACCCCTAAGGTGCGATAGATACATAGACTCGCTCCCCCCTGCCCCTGGGAATGCTGATCATGGTTGCCGACGAGCAGGACGGTGGGGATCTGAGCATCTGCAAGGCGACGGAACTGACTGGCAAATGCTTCTTGAACGACGGGGGGAGGGGTGGCATCAGGGAAGGCATCGCCCCCAAACAACACCAGATCAACAGGCTCGGCAATGGCGCGATCGATGCACTGTCCCAAGGTGGCGACAAAATCCTCTAGGCGAGTATTCAGCCCTGTGGCAGGGTTGATGCGCCCGTGGATAAAGCCACTACCCAAGTGAATATCAGAGAGATGCAGGATTTTAATCATGGCAACCGGAGAACAAACCCCTTGGGGGACTTGACAGATAAATTGGCTAGGTACCCGGTTTCAAGGCCCAAGCTAAAAAGCGCTCCGTATAGTAAAGAGCCAACTGATTACTGGGACCATTAAACACCGCATCAAAGGCATGTTCGGCCCAGGGTATTTCTAGGAATACCGTGGTGTTGCCCGCTGCCTGCAATTCCTCTGATAAGTGTTGACCAAATCTCGCCTCGACGACATGATCGTGCCCCCCGTAAACCAGCAATGTGGGCGGTAACTGGGATCTAACCCAATGGATGGGGGAAGCCTGCTGGAACGCTAGGGGAAATTCTGGAGGCGATCCGCCGATGAATGTTCGGAGGATGGCTTGGGCTCCCATGGGATCAGGTTTGGGCAGATCGTAGTATCCTTTGGCCAGATCTACGGGGCCATAGTAACTCACCACTGCCTGTACGGGGAAAGTCGAGGGCTGATAAGCGGCCAGCATCGCTAGGTGGGCTCCGGCAGACCAACCCATGAGGGCGAGGCGCTGGGTATCAATTTCGAGGGCGATCGCGTGGTCATGGATAAATCCCAGCGCCGCCTGAATATCCTCTAACTGAGCCGGAAAATGAAATCTGGGAGCATGTCGGTAGGAAACCGCGACCACGGTGTAGCCTTGATTTGCCATGTAACGGCTAAACGGCTGATTCTGGCTGGGACTGCCCCGCTGCCATGCGCCCCCGTAGATAACGACAATGGCCGGATAGAGACCCACGTCATCGGGATGGTAAACATCCAGTTTTAAGGGCTGGTGATCGGGGGCTGCAAACTCTATGCCCAGGGTCTCTCGCCCGGTTGGTATGGCAATGCCAGTGAAGGCTGTTTGGAACTGAAACGGCTGCGATCGCAGCTTGGACACCACCTGGTGAGGAATTTTCCAGGCATAGTCAGCCCCCAGCGATCGCTGCATTACCAGGTTGGCATGGTCAATCACCCCAGGTAGTTGCACCAAGGGGACAGCACTCCAGATCACCGCCACCAGACTCAACCCCAAACTCAGACGTAGCCATCCCATCTGTTGCCAGCCTAACAGCTGACATCCTAGGAACGACAGCACCATGACCAACAGATTCAGCCCCAGCAACCAGGGACTCAACTCTGGGGCACCCACGGCCAAGGGGAGGAGCCACTCGGTGGGTGCTGGGATCACAATCCAAAGGCTGAGCAGGAACCCGAAGACAGCCAGCAAACAGAGGCAGAGAGCAACACTCGTGGGCAGTAAGTTCATCAGGGGAAAATTTGCAGGTTACGGCAGCCAGGGGTACTGGCGGAAATTAGGAGGACGTTTTTCCAGAAAGGCTTGTTTGCCCTCCGATCCCTCTGCGGTCATGTAGTAGAGCAGGGTGGCGTTGCCGGCCAGTTCCTGTAACCCAGCTTGGCCATCACAGTCAGCATTGAAGGCTGATTTGAGACAACGAATGGCGATCGGGCTTTTGTCGAGGATCTCCCGTGCCCACTGTACCCCTTCCGCCTCTAACTGCTCCACGGCTACGATGCAGTTGACCAGTCCCATGGCTTCCGCTTCAGCCGCTGTGTACTGGCGACAGAGGTACCAGATTTCTCGGGCTTTCTTTTGACCGACAACCCGTGCGAGGTAGCTGGCTCCAAAGCCCCCATCAAAACTGCCGACCTTAGGACCTGTTTGGCCAAAAATTGCATTTTCTGCGGCGATCGTTAAGTCACAGACTAAATGCAAGACATGCCCACCCCCGGATGGCGTAACCAGCCACTAGGGCAATCACCACCTTCGGCATGGAGCGAATTAGGCGTTGGAGATCCAGGACATTCAATCGCGGCACACCCTCGCGATCCACGTAGCCTGCCTGCCCCCGGACACTCTGATCCCCCCCGGAACAAAAGGCATACTTGCCATCGGTATGGGGGCCAGCGCCCGTGAGTAAGACAACGCCGATGCGACCATCTTCCCGAGCATTGCTAAAGGCATCATAGAGTTCCGTAATCGTTTCGGGTCGGAAGGCATTGCGTTTGTGAGGGCGATTGATCGTAATTTTGGCGATGCCGTCTGCCTTGTGATAAAGAATATCTTCGTAGGTTTTCGCAACCTGCCATGCAACTTCCATAGGAGCCTCTATTTTGAATTTCGCCTAGCGATGGGTCAGATCGGCTAGGGCAGCCGTGCCGCGACGGTCTCCCCCCGTGTTAGGGTGGCGAGAAATTTCGTAGGTGAGAAAATCGTAGGCCATCTCCGTATGGGGAAAAATAGCCCGGGCTTCTGCCAACAGATCCCCCAGTTCTAGGGCATTGCCAGGGGCATAGCGGGGACTGAAATGGGTCATGATTAATTGCTGTACCTGGGCAGCCAATGCCACTTGAGCCGCCATGGTTGAGGTGGAGTGGAGGCGTTGATAGGCTAACGCTGCATCCTGGTGGGCAAAGGTGGCTTCGTGAATCAAAACATCCACCCCCGCAGCCAGTTCTACCGCCTCGTCACAGTAGATGGTATCGGTGCAGTAGGCGAGCTTCCGCCCCACCTGGGTGGGGCCACAAAGATCCCGACCCTGAACTTTACGCCCATCGGGCAAGGTAATTTGTTCTCCGCGCTTGAGTTTGCCGTAGAGGGGACCAAAGGGTATTCCCAGAGCTGCGGCTTGATCAGCGTCAAAATGGCCGGGGCGATCCTTTTCTTCAATCCGGTAACCAAAGGCCGGGACGCGATGTTTTAAGGGGCCACAACGGACTCGAAATTCTTCATCCTCAAAGAGGAGACCCGGTTGAACCGTATGAACCTTGATCGGGTACGAAAAGTGGGTTTGGGAGTAACGGCCACAGGCTCGCAGATAGTCATCCAATCCTGGGGGGCCATAGATATCAATGCGATTGGGGTTGCCCGCCAGACCGCAACTGGCTAAGAGGCCCATCAGCCCAAAGATGTGATCCCCGTGCATGTGGGTAATGAAGATGCGGGTGATCTGACTGATTTTGATCTCACTGTGGAGCACCTGATGTTGGGTGCCTTCTCCACAGTCCAAGAGCCAAACCTCTGCCCGTTGGGGCAATCGCAGGGCAATACTCGAGACATTGCGCGATCGCGTGGGCACCCCTGAACTAGTTCCGAGAAAAGTAATTTGCAAAACTCAGCAACCTACGGCAAAATTCTGGAGTCATTGACATTGCTTCACCTATGGTGACATAGGACGCGAAGGAAGACTGACTGGATTGTAATTTGTGGTTGTATCGCCATGGCTACAAAGCTTTGGGCAATGGTATATCAGGTAGCCTCCTGGAATCGGCGTTTGACAGTTTGAGTATGCTCTCAGCTGCCTGACCAGAGCTATGTGTAGCTATGTGTAAGGATTCGTGACCTTCGTTCAATGTTTTGGCTGTGAGGAGAGGACTTGCTAATCATGTTAACGACTGCCAAACTGAGATCCCATCAGACCTCACCGGGGCAAAAATTTCTCGGGTTTCTCAAGTCTCCATTAATACTAGGACGCCAGAGCTGGCTGACCGCTCTGATCTGGATGTTGGTGGTTCTCCCTGCCCAAGCGGCACTGGAGTTGCGGGTTGCCATTCAAGAGGGGGCTAGCCAGGTAAAAGTGGGTAGTTCCACCCCCGCGATTGTACGGGATAGTGCGGGTAAACCCTTAGGGCAAATTGCTGCCATGGATGCCTTTAATGCCCAACTGTCTGGAGGCATTGTGCGCCTGGAGCGCTGGCAGTCGCGGCGGCTTTGGGTTGAACCGTTCCCAGGGAGGATATGTCTATATTGGCGATCGCTGGTATCGAGGACGAACCTTACTGCTGCCAACGGCTGGGGGCTTAGATGCCATTAACTATGTGGATTTGGAGCAGTACTTATACAGTGTGATCGGAGCTGAGATGGGCATCAACTGGCCCCAGGAAGCCCTGAAGGCTCAGGCCGTGGCTTCTCGATCCTATGCCCTGCAAAAACGCCAAACCGAAGGCAATGCCCTGTTCGATCTCGGTGATACAGTTGCTTGGCAAGTTTATAAAGGGGTGGCCACAGAATCTCCCAGTACCCAAGCGGCGGTGAATGCCACCCAGGGGCAAGTCCTCAGCTATGGAGGCAGAATTATTCAAGCGGTATTCCATTCCTCCTCGGGAGGGCACACCGAAAACGTCGAGGATGTATGGTCTCGCCCCCTGCCCTACCTGCGTGGTGTTCCGGACTATGATCAGGGGTCTCCCGTCTTTCAATGGATGCAAACCTTCTCCCGGGATCAAATCAGCCAACGGATTTCTGGTGTCGGACGCGTGATCTCCGTTACCCCCGCCCGAGTTTCGCCAACGGGACGACTAATTAGTGTGCGCGTCATGGGGGACAGAGGGACACGGGTGATCGATGCGGATGCGGTGCGGAGTGCCCTGGGTTTGAAAAGCACCTGGTTTAAGGTCACCCCCCTATTTGATCCAGTTGCCAGCGCGGGCAGTTTACAGTCTGTACCCAAGGGGTTTCAGATCAATGGCCGGGGTTTCGGCCATGGTCTCGGAATGAGCCAGTGGGGGGCCTATAACCTGTCCAAGCAGGGCTACACCTACCAGCAGATTCTGGCTCACTACTACCAGAACACTCAGCTCGCCCAGATTGATGTCCGTTAACGCAACGATAAATGCGGAACCGGGGACTTGAACCCCGAAGGCATTGCTGCCACTAGAACCTGAATCTAGCGCGTCTACCAATTCCGCCAGTTCCGCAGGTCGCGATTAATACCGCGATCTCTAATAATCTTGCCAAAGGTAGGCTTTGTCAATATTTTTTGCCAGATGATTTTAGCTGAGTGCTTTCAACAGTGCTTGGAGTTTGAGGTGAATTTCAGCCAGTTCTTGATCCGGATCTGACCCCGCGACAATCCCCGCACCGGCATAGAGGCGTGCTTGACAGCCATCTAGGAGCGCTGAACGAATGCCAACGATAAACTCCCCATTGCCATGATGGTCTACCCAACCCAGAGGAGCAGCATAAAGACCCCGCTCAAAGGTTTCATGGCGACGAATTTCCTGGCAGGCAATGTCTCTGGGGGCTCCGGCAACGGCGGGGGTGGGATGCAACTCCGCTAAGATTTCCAGAAGGTGAACATCAGGGGGCACCTGGGCCTGAATTGGGGTGCGCAGATGCTGAATGTTTGGCAATTGCAGCAGGCAAGGTTGCAGCGTTGAGCAGTGGGGGATTAACCCAAGGCGTGATAGCCGTTGACGAATGAAATCAATCACAACCTGGTGTTCATGCAGTTCTTTGGTGCTGCGGAGAAGATGATGGGCATACTGGGCATCTTCAAGGGGAGATTTGCCTCTGGGAGCCGAGCCAGCCAGGGCATCGGTGATTAAATTTGCCTGTTGCAGGCTCAGGAGGCGTTCAGGACTGGCACCGATAAAGGTTTGCCCCTGCCCATTACTGGTGGAGAAAATATAGCAATCGCTGTTGAGCTGTCGTAAGTTTTCCAGGGCGTGTCCCCAGTCAATGGGTGTCGGCGCAATCACGTCTAGGGGATGGGACAGGACAATTTTATGGAAGTAATTAGCGGCGATCGCAGAGAGGGCAGAACCCACTGCGGTCTTAAACTGGTGGGCTGGGACTACATCCTGCTGGGCAAAGGACGGCACAGCGATCTTTGCCCAGCGCCCCTCTGGGGATCGATCTGGTGCCGCAGGGATGGCTTGCAGCCGCTGCCATTCTTGCCAGAGATTGGTGGTGAGCAACTGAAGATTACTGTCGGGACTGACCACAAGGTTGGCTACAATCACCGTCTGATCGTGCTGGCAAGCCACCTGCCACCGAGGTAAAAACACCGTTGCCGCCGGAAACACCGGAGCCTGGTGGGAGTGGTGATCAAAAAAGGTGAAACTGCAAAAGAAATGAGGGCCGGCAAAGGGATGATCCAGCGTCCCAGCTTTGATGATGTCAGCCAGGCAGGCTTGGATGAAGTCTTGGGCAAGGTTAAACCGCTGGGGGCCTTCGGTTTTCAGATAGGCGGTAGCATCCATGGCTGCGATCGCCCAACCACTGCCCAGTTCATTGCTCAACCCGAATCCTAGGCCGTCCGCACTGTCGGGATGATGCCTCTTTTCCAGGTAAAACGTGCAGGTGTTGGGGTTGATGGAGCACCTGAAGCACCCCTAGGGGGTCAAGGGTGGGGGTCTCCAGGGAAATACTGACAAGTTGGGTACGGTCTTTCTCAATGGCGATCTGTTTGCAGGCAAAGAGGAACTGATACAGTTCCTGGCAGTTCCGGAAGAGATGGACACCAAAGGGTA encodes the following:
- a CDS encoding type IV pilus modification PilV family protein; amino-acid sequence: MQRIPSRRSEAGFTLIEALIATFILGIVGLTLFPAIAMTVMTRGQNQKAELALQVAQGEVNRIRLLVERGDLTYSELNPQLPPIASQTTPQSVPAPSGTTSTLTYLDTTCLPASTSTSWCMVKHPVSGDIVLGIQTFRVNTVTDSVTSLPMSMSIGVRVYDINALKAGTLESPPVANATLGLSTNQSRIEPGSGGRRPLITLYAPIVRSDFPGNNDTLSPRYSSLKNYCDLEKQRLGLTFTCPTK
- a CDS encoding PilW family protein translates to MNHLITRYLAVYWGRLRRRGTLGFTLIELLVAGLVAAILTGAMLSMVVELMQNDRRDFARTEVQREMAQALDFIASDLRQAIYIYEPGCVNATASATNCPSRSIVVGATTNYLASLASTINLPSSGAAKVIPVVAFWKLDKVPYVDSPTGDENLPTTAQCTAFAPNPATATTAQNLQRSECEALRIVQNAYTLVVYALVPDNSTTDPSRLWEGPAFLRRYQLQQYPSGGVATLTKNYTTDPDSSFRKWPCSESGGTITCESLAMESPITVVDYVDYDIATAPVTCATSYTLSGQQFADASALINSNFYACVRSPVEDRNIGLVQDAILYLRGNALTRANFSQASTAQQPLYKPSVQTQAQARSVFQRTPPN
- a CDS encoding pilus assembly FimT family protein, which gives rise to MKNSTSGYTLTEIMITLVVMGVLSALVTPSLFALLTRQQLNSAQANALNVIRQAQSTAKQSSQKVQACFRTSSTNGVEYQVQTVAQPEVAANNCMGAWQTLVTGGTNIQVDATNSSMTLRNSYRSIRFQDDGWVDGSMGRITFIPKTRTMPRRCVWVSTLIGTMRTAGDDGSSDANCT
- a CDS encoding aldo/keto reductase translates to MEPRKLGTTDILITPILMGTWQAGKRGWVGIEDSETVQAIRTAFDCGITTIDTAEVYGEGHSEQMVAAALSTVRNQVVYATKVFPTHLKFDQVLQACDRSLKNLKTDYIDLYQIHWPTGAFGAEIVPISETMTALNTLKQQGKIRAIGVSNFSCEQLAEASQYGRIDSLQPSYSLFWRQVEQASVAYCVEHQISILAYSSLAQGLLTGRFGRGHQFPPEDNRAANKLFQGENMERAQQALEKLRPIAQRHHTTLGNLALAWLIAQPQTQAIVGARAADQVRENALAVTVDLNAEDLAAIDAIGRLVTDPLDDNPVK
- the sbcD gene encoding exonuclease subunit SbcD, with the protein product MIKILHLSDIHLGSGFIHGRINPATGLNTRLEDFVATLGQCIDRAIAEPVDLVLFGGDAFPDATPPPVVQEAFASQFRRLADAQIPTVLLVGNHDQHSQGQGGASLCIYRTLGVPGFMVGDRLHTYCIQTSHGPVQVMTLPWLTRSTLLTRPETEGLSLGEVNQLLIERLRVALEGEIRQLDPDIPTVLLAHLMADTARYGAERFLAVGKGFTIPLSLLTRPCFDYVALGHVHRHQILCEQPPVVYPGSIERVDFSEAQEDKGFMLIHLGQGQTQLEFCPLSVRSFHTVEVDVSDVADPQAALMAALKPDQIESAVVRLIYRLRTEQLDQVDTALLHQALSSAHSYTIQPELISQLARSRLPELGADSSLDPLEALKTYLASREDLQDIATDLLEAAQHLLTDASIDDKPEVASVTVSPTLATSSDSEPQGQLRLL
- a CDS encoding alpha/beta hydrolase, with amino-acid sequence MNLLPTSVALCLCLLAVFGFLLSLWIVIPAPTEWLLPLAVGAPELSPWLLGLNLLVMVLSFLGCQLLGWQQMGWLRLSLGLSLVAVIWSAVPLVQLPGVIDHANLVMQRSLGADYAWKIPHQVVSKLRSQPFQFQTAFTGIAIPTGRETLGIEFAAPDHQPLKLDVYHPDDVGLYPAIVVIYGGAWQRGSPSQNQPFSRYMANQGYTVVAVSYRHAPRFHFPAQLEDIQAALGFIHDHAIALEIDTQRLALMGWSAGAHLAMLAAYQPSTFPVQAVVSYYGPVDLAKGYYDLPKPDPMGAQAILRTFIGGSPPEFPLAFQQASPIHWVRSQLPPTLLVYGGHDHVVEARFGQHLSEELQAAGNTTVFLEIPWAEHAFDAVFNGPSNQLALYYTERFLAWALKPGT
- a CDS encoding ribonuclease Z — translated: MQITFLGTSSGVPTRSRNVSSIALRLPQRAEVWLLDCGEGTQHQVLHSEIKISQITRIFITHMHGDHIFGLMGLLASCGLAGNPNRIDIYGPPGLDDYLRACGRYSQTHFSYPIKVHTVQPGLLFEDEEFRVRCGPLKHRVPAFGYRIEEKDRPGHFDADQAAALGIPFGPLYGKLKRGEQITLPDGRKVQGRDLCGPTQVGRKLAYCTDTIYCDEAVELAAGVDVLIHEATFAHQDAALAYQRLHSTSTMAAQVALAAQVQQLIMTHFSPRYAPGNALELGDLLAEARAIFPHTEMAYDFLTYEISRHPNTGGDRRGTAALADLTHR
- a CDS encoding SpoIID/LytB domain-containing protein codes for the protein MIGAEMGINWPQEALKAQAVASRSYALQKRQTEGNALFDLGDTVAWQVYKGVATESPSTQAAVNATQGQVLSYGGRIIQAVFHSSSGGHTENVEDVWSRPLPYLRGVPDYDQGSPVFQWMQTFSRDQISQRISGVGRVISVTPARVSPTGRLISVRVMGDRGTRVIDADAVRSALGLKSTWFKVTPLFDPVASAGSLQSVPKGFQINGRGFGHGLGMSQWGAYNLSKQGYTYQQILAHYYQNTQLAQIDVR
- a CDS encoding isochorismate synthase, which gives rise to MSNELGSGWAIAAMDATAYLKTEGPQRFNLAQDFIQACLADIIKAGTLDHPFAGPHFFCSFTFFDHHSHQAPVFPAATVFLPRWQVACQHDQTVIVANLVVSPDSNLQLLTTNLWQEWQRLQAIPAAPDRSPEGRWAKIAVPSFAQQDVVPAHQFKTAVGSALSAIAANYFHKIVLSHPLDVIAPTPIDWGHALENLRQLNSDCYIFSTSNGQGQTFIGASPERLLSLQQANLITDALAGSAPRGKSPLEDAQYAHHLLRSTKELHEHQVVIDFIRQRLSRLGLIPHCSTLQPCLLQLPNIQHLRTPIQAQVPPDVHLLEILAELHPTPAVAGAPRDIACQEIRRHETFERGLYAAPLGWVDHHGNGEFIVGIRSALLDGCQARLYAGAGIVAGSDPDQELAEIHLKLQALLKALS